A genome region from Camelina sativa cultivar DH55 chromosome 10, Cs, whole genome shotgun sequence includes the following:
- the LOC104716611 gene encoding uncharacterized protein LOC104716611 isoform X2, giving the protein MAVPPLLLLLVITLLSLPSLPVSAATSDAYPSIPGTAPVDGGFASDELKPIRREVYGEEEGKIYDISHRYTPEMPSWDSSEGLGRFLWLAASMKNGSLANNSEMKIPTHTGTHVDSPGHVYDEYYDAGFDVDSLDLRVLNGLALLVDVPKDKNITAEVMKSLHIPKGVSRVLFRTLNTDRRLMFKKEFDTSYVGFMKDGAQWLVDNTDIKLVGIDYLSVAAYDDLIPSHLVFLKDRETILVEGLKLDGVKAGLYTVHCLPLRLVGAEGAPIRCILID; this is encoded by the exons ATGGCCGTTCCTCCAttactcctcctcctcgtcaTCACACTCCTATCTCTCCCTTCTCTTCCCGTTTCCGCCGCTACCTCTGATGCCTATCCTTCCATCCCCGGCACTGCTCCTGTCGACGGAGGTTTCGCTTCCGATGAGCTCAAACCTATCCGCCGTGAAGTCTACGGCGAAGAAGAAGGCAAAATATACGACATAAGTCACCGTTACACTCCGGAGATGCCGTCGTGGGACTCATCTGAAGGACTCGGACGGTTTCTATGGTTAGCTGCGAGTATGAAGAACGGATCACTCGCTAACAACTCTGAGATGAAGATCCCAACGCACACTGGTACTCACGTTGATTCCCCTGGACACGTCTACGACGAGTATTACGATGCTG GTTTCGATGTTGACTCGCTTGATCTTCGAGTCCTCAATGGTCTTGCCTTGTTGGTTGATGTTCCTAAGGATAAGAACATAACTG CCGAAGTGATGAAGTCTCTTCACATTCCAAAAGGAGTTAGTCGTGTACTTTTCAGAACACTGAACACTGACAG GCGTCTTATGTTTAAGAAAGAGTTTGATACAAGCTATGTCGGATTCATGAAGGATGGTGCGCAGTGGTTGGTAGACAATACAGACATCAAACTTGTCG GGATTGATTATTTATCAGTAGCTGCATATGATGATCTGATTCCGTCTCACCTAGTATTCCTCAAAGACCGG GAGACTATACTTGTGGAGGGATTGAAGCTGGATGGTGTGAAGGCAGGACTCTACACTGTCCATTGCTTACCACTAAGACTCGTTGGAGCAGAAGGGGCTCCAATTCGTTGCATCCTCATCGATTGA
- the LOC104716611 gene encoding uncharacterized protein LOC104716611 isoform X1, with protein sequence MAVPPLLLLLVITLLSLPSLPVSAATSDAYPSIPGTAPVDGGFASDELKPIRREVYGEEEGKIYDISHRYTPEMPSWDSSEGLGRFLWLAASMKNGSLANNSEMKIPTHTGTHVDSPGHVYDEYYDAGFDVDSLDLRVLNGLALLVDVPKDKNITAEVMKSLHIPKGVSRVLFRTLNTDRRLMFKKEFDTSYVGFMKDGAQWLVDNTDIKLVGIDYLSVAAYDDLIPSHLVFLKDRETILVEGLKLDGVKAGLYTVHCLPLRLVGAEGAPIRCILID encoded by the exons ATGGCCGTTCCTCCAttactcctcctcctcgtcaTCACACTCCTATCTCTCCCTTCTCTTCCCGTTTCCGCCGCTACCTCTGATGCCTATCCTTCCATCCCCGGCACTGCTCCTGTCGACGGAGGTTTCGCTTCCGATGAGCTCAAACCTATCCGCCGTGAAGTCTACGGCGAAGAAGAAGGCAAAATATACGACATAAGTCACCGTTACACTCCGGAGATGCCGTCGTGGGACTCATCTGAAGGACTCGGACGGTTTCTATGGTTAGCTGCGAGTATGAAGAACGGATCACTCGCTAACAACTCTGAGATGAAGATCCCAACGCACACTGGTACTCACGTTGATTCCCCTGGACACGTCTACGACGAGTATTACGATGCTGGTTTCGATGTTGACTCGCTTGATCTTCGAGTCCTCAATGGTCTTGCCTTGTTGGTTGATGTTCCTAAGGATAAGAACATAACTG CCGAAGTGATGAAGTCTCTTCACATTCCAAAAGGAGTTAGTCGTGTACTTTTCAGAACACTGAACACTGACAG GCGTCTTATGTTTAAGAAAGAGTTTGATACAAGCTATGTCGGATTCATGAAGGATGGTGCGCAGTGGTTGGTAGACAATACAGACATCAAACTTGTCG GGATTGATTATTTATCAGTAGCTGCATATGATGATCTGATTCCGTCTCACCTAGTATTCCTCAAAGACCGG GAGACTATACTTGTGGAGGGATTGAAGCTGGATGGTGTGAAGGCAGGACTCTACACTGTCCATTGCTTACCACTAAGACTCGTTGGAGCAGAAGGGGCTCCAATTCGTTGCATCCTCATCGATTGA
- the LOC104716613 gene encoding uncharacterized protein LOC104716613 has protein sequence MAASFHVRSNSYPSRQHPQAAHVDEQLTRLRSFEAASSSSICQRLSNLQDLHDSLEKMIRLSVTNQVLSQDQIEKLLDGSIKILDLCNIAKDSLSQTKESLKEIQSIVRRKRGDLSAEVKKYLASRKFLKKSFQKVLKNLKTGQNKNNDALAVFGEAETVTIALFETLFSFMSGSKACGKWSVVSKMISQSIVTYEAEANEFKIVDLEFQSEKSLKVENVQILEVCIQDLEDGIESLSKSLIKYRVSILNI, from the coding sequence atggcagCCTCCTTCCATGTTCGATCTAACAGCTACCCTTCAAGGCAACACCCTCAAGCTGCTCATGTAGATGAGCAGTTGACCCGATTGAGATCTTTTGAGgcagcttcttcatcttctatctGCCAAAGACTTAGCAACCTTCAAGATTTACATGATTCTCTTGAAAAGATGATTCGGTTATCCGTAACCAACCAGGTTTTATCTCAAGATCAGATTGAGAAGCTTCTTGATGGATCCATCAAGATCTTGGATTTATGCAACATTGCCAAGGATAGTTTGTCACAAACGAAAGAGAGTCTCAAGGAGATCCAATCAATTGTAAGAAGAAAACGTGGAGACCTATCCGCTGAGGTCAAGAAATACTTAGCCTCAAGAAAGTTTCTCAAAAAATCATTCCAAAAAGTACTCAAGAATTTAAAAACcggccaaaacaaaaacaacgaCGCTTTGGCTGTGTTTGGAGAAGCAGAAACTGTAACAATTGCTTTGTTTGAAACTCTGTTTAGCTTCATGTCTGGATCAAAGGCTTGTGGCAAATGGTCAGTGGTCTCAAAGATGATAAGCCAAAGCATTGTTACATATGAAGCTGAAGCAAATGAATTCAAGATAGTCGACCTAGAGTTCCAATCAGAGAAGTCTTTGAAGGTGGAGAATGTGCAGATCTTAGAGGTATGCATTCAAGATCTTGAAGATGGAATTGAGTCACTCtctaaatcattaatcaaatacaGAGTCTCAATTCTTAACATCTAA
- the LOC104716614 gene encoding cytokinin riboside 5'-monophosphate phosphoribohydrolase LOG5-like, with protein sequence MEIVESRFKRVCVFCGSSSGNRDCYRDAATDLAQELVTRRLNLVYGGGSIGLMGLVSQAVHEAGGHVLGIIPRTLMDKEITGETFGEVKAVADMHERKAEMARHSDCFIALPGGYGTLEELLEVITWAQLGIHDKPVGLLNVDGYYNYLLTFIDKAVDDGFIKPSQRHIFVSAPNAKELVQKLEAYKPVSDGVIAKSRWEVEKKVQQPQQAVFCSNTSMQAEISL encoded by the exons ATGGAAATAGTGGAGTCAAGGTTCAAGAGGGTTTGTGTCTTCTGTGGTAGCAGCAGCGGAAACAGAGATTGCTACAGAGATGCTGCCACTGATCTAGCTCAAGAACTG GTGACGAGGAGATTGAATCTTGTGTACGGAGGAGGAAGCATAGGTCTCATGGGTTTGGTCTCACAAGCTGTTCATGAAGCTGGAGGACATGTACTAGG GATCATACCAAGGACTCTTATGGACAAAGAG ATAACTGGAGAAACATTTGGTGAGGTAAAAGCTGTGGCGGATATGCATGAAAGGAAAGCCGAAATGGCACGCCACTCGGATTGTTTCATTGCATTACCAG GTGGGTATGGAACACTGGAAGAGCTATTGGAAGTAATAACATGGGCACAACTTGGAATCCACGACAAGCCT GTGGGTTTGTTAAATGTGGATGGTTATTACAATTACCTCCTCACTTTCATTGATAAAGCCGTTGATGATGGCTTTATTAAGCCATCTCAGCGTCACATCTTTGTCTCTGCCCCTAATGCGAAAGAGCTTGTCCAAAAACTTGAG GCATATAAGCCAGTGAGTGATGGAGTCATAGCAAAATCTAGGTGGGAGGTTGAGAAGAAAGTGCAACAGCCGCAACAAGCAGTGTTCTGTTCTAACACAAGCATGCAGGCTGAGATTTCTCTTTAG